The genomic DNA TGCCCGCCCGTGTAGCCGACCCGGGTGTCGAGCACGCCGGGCTGCTTGCGGATCAGATCCTCGACGCCCCAGAAACACCCTCCGGCCAGCACCGCGGTCTCGGTACCGGGAACGCGGGTGATCTCGCCAGGTGCGGTCATGGTCGTCCTCCTCGTCGAGGCAGGTGACTCCGTCGATCGGAGCGGATGCCTCGCCATCCGATCCAACACCAGGGGCGGCGATGCTGTTCCCGGTATCGCGGTGCATTCCCCCCGTACGACAGACTGGCACGCAGAGAACGGGAAGGGGGCGCCGTGGAGGTGCTCGTCGTCATCGTGCTGGGCTTGCTCGGCATCGCCGCGGCCGCCACGATCGGCCCGCGCCTGCGCGTCGCGTCGCCGCTGCTGCTGGTGCTGCTCGGCATCGTCGTGAGCTTCCTGCCGTTCATCCCCGATATCGAGATCGACCCCGAATGGATCCTCGCGGGGATCCTGCCGCCGCTGCTCTACGCATCGGCGATCGCGATGCCCTCGATGGAGTTCCGACGCGAGTTCGGCGCGATCAGCGGGCTCTCCATCGGCCTGGTCGTGGTCAGCTCCGGCCTGCTCGGTCTGCTGTTCGCGTGGCTCATCCCCGGCCTCGGGCTCGCGCTGGGCATCGCGCTCGGCGCGATCGTGAGCCCCACCGACGCCGTCGCCACCTCGATCGTGAAACGCATCGGCGTGTCGCCGCGCATCGTCACGGTGCTCGAGGGGGAGAGCCTGCTGAACGACGCGAGCGCGCTGGTGCTGCTGCGCTCGGCGATCGCGGCGACCGCGGCATCGGTGACGATCTGGGACGTCGTCGGCGATTTCGCCTTCGCCGTCGGCGTGGCGGTCGTGCTCGGCTGGCTCGTCGGGCGCGTCAACCTGTGGGTGCGATCGCGGGTGACGGATGCCACGGTCAACACCGTCATCTCGTTCACGGTGCCGTTCCTCGCCTCGCTCCCGGCCGAAGCGCTCGGAGCATCCGGCCTCGTCGCCGCCGTCGTCGCGGGCCTCGTGACCGGGCGCGGCGCGATCCGAAGCCTCTCGCCCGGCCACCGCATCTCCGACGCCCGCAACTGGAGTGCGATCGAGCTCATCCTCGAGGGGACCGTCTTCCTCATCCTCGGCCTCGAGTTCTCGACCCTGCTCGACGACCTCTCGAACGAACGCGTGGGCATCGAGGTCGGCGTGCTGCTCGCGCTCGCCGCGCTCGCCGCGGTCGTCGCGGTGCGCGCGGGATACGTCGCGATCACACTGTGGATCCTCGCGCGCCGACGTCGTCGGGCCGCGGCGATGCGACCCCGCATCGAGCAGATCCAGCAGCGACTCGACGCGCACGACCTCACCGAGCGCGCCGAGACCGCGGTCGAGGAGGCGGCGGCGGGCGAGAGGGGGCCGGACGCGGCCGACGAGCCGACCGCCGCGGACAGGGGTCGACCCGAGCGGCGGCGACCCGACGGTCCACGGCTGGAGCGGGTGCGGCGGATGCTCCGGCGCAAGGCCGCGGACATCGACTACTTCCTCGCGGTGCCCCTCGGGTGGCGTGAAGGCGCCGTCATCGTCTGGGCCGGCATGCGGGGCGCGGTCACCCTCGCCGCCGCCCAGACCCTGCCGAACGACACCCCCGGCAGATCGCTGCTGGTGCTCACCGCGTTCTTCGTGGCGGCCCTGTCGCTGCTCATCCAGGGCGGCACGCTGAGCTGGTTCATCCGTCTGGTGAAACCGGCGCCGATCGACACCCGGGCCGTCGGCGAGGAACGCGCCGAGGTGAATCGACTGATGCACACGGTCGCCGAGCGGGTGACCGCCGAACGGCGCGACGTCACCGAGACGGCGCGGGCGAAGGGCGAGGCGGGGCGCGAACTCGTGCGCAAGCTGCGTCTGGAGATCATCGCGGCCCAGCGCGAAGCGCTGCTGGAGGCGCGCGACGACGGCCTCTACAGTTCGGCGGCGCTCGCGGGTGCACTGGACGTGCTCGACGCCGAGGAGCTCAGCATGGAGTTGCGCGGCGAGGCCTGAACCGGCCGCTGATCGGCCGTTCCTGCCGTTATCACGTCACCTCGGCATCCGCGAGCCCGCTCACGGGATTGCCAGACAAAGGTGAGGAACCGTCCAGAACGGGTCTGCAGACTGACTGCTTCCGCCTCGGCCCCGTCCGAGGCATCCGTTTGCCCCCGACTGGAACGAGACCGCGCCCGCGCCCGACGAGCCCAGCTCGCCGCACCGTGCGCCCGTGAACGCTATGCAGAACCAGAACCAGAACCAGAACCAGCTTTCGAACCCCACCCCCGACGCCGACCTCCGCACCGGACCCACCCGCCGCGAAGCGCGCCTCCGCCGCCGCCACGACTGGCGGGTCAGCGTCGTCACCGGCGCCGCCGTCGTCGCCATCGCCGCCGTCTCCGGTGTCGGCTTCGTCTCGCAGAACGCCGTCGCCGCGCAGCGCGACCGCGTCGCCGAGACCCGCGCGCTCACCGACGCCGGCAACGCCGACACCATCCAGGCCGCGAGCCACAGCGTGGTGCTCGACGCACGCGCCGCGTTCGAGGCGAAGCACGCGCTCGCCGATGCCGGCGCCGCGGTCGCCGCCGCGGCCGGCAAGGTCGACGCCGCAGCGCTCGCTTCGACCGTCGCGATCCTCGACGACTACGAGCGGCTGTCGCCGTCGCGCGTCTTCGCGCTCGCGACGCAGGCCGGGCAGCTCGCCCAGGACGTGCAGGCGCGGGTCGCCGAGTTCGACCGCGTCGCCGCCGAGCAAGCCGCGGCGCAGGCCGCTGCGGAGGCGGCCGCCGCCGCGAAGGCCGCTGAGCAGGCCGCCGGATCCTCGGCCGCGTCCCGGCCGTCCGCGCCGTCGAACCCGAGCGAG from Agromyces larvae includes the following:
- a CDS encoding lytic transglycosylase domain-containing protein; protein product: MQNQNQNQNQLSNPTPDADLRTGPTRREARLRRRHDWRVSVVTGAAVVAIAAVSGVGFVSQNAVAAQRDRVAETRALTDAGNADTIQAASHSVVLDARAAFEAKHALADAGAAVAAAAGKVDAAALASTVAILDDYERLSPSRVFALATQAGQLAQDVQARVAEFDRVAAEQAAAQAAAEAAAAAKAAEQAAGSSAASRPSAPSNPSEAQSIARSLMASMYGWGDDQFGCLVELWNHESGWNVYASNGSSGAYGIPQALPGSKMASAGADWQTNPATQITWGLGYVAGRYGTPCGAWDSFSAKGWY
- a CDS encoding cation:proton antiporter, which gives rise to MEVLVVIVLGLLGIAAAATIGPRLRVASPLLLVLLGIVVSFLPFIPDIEIDPEWILAGILPPLLYASAIAMPSMEFRREFGAISGLSIGLVVVSSGLLGLLFAWLIPGLGLALGIALGAIVSPTDAVATSIVKRIGVSPRIVTVLEGESLLNDASALVLLRSAIAATAASVTIWDVVGDFAFAVGVAVVLGWLVGRVNLWVRSRVTDATVNTVISFTVPFLASLPAEALGASGLVAAVVAGLVTGRGAIRSLSPGHRISDARNWSAIELILEGTVFLILGLEFSTLLDDLSNERVGIEVGVLLALAALAAVVAVRAGYVAITLWILARRRRRAAAMRPRIEQIQQRLDAHDLTERAETAVEEAAAGERGPDAADEPTAADRGRPERRRPDGPRLERVRRMLRRKAADIDYFLAVPLGWREGAVIVWAGMRGAVTLAAAQTLPNDTPGRSLLVLTAFFVAALSLLIQGGTLSWFIRLVKPAPIDTRAVGEERAEVNRLMHTVAERVTAERRDVTETARAKGEAGRELVRKLRLEIIAAQREALLEARDDGLYSSAALAGALDVLDAEELSMELRGEA